In Pyricularia oryzae 70-15 chromosome 2, whole genome shotgun sequence, one genomic interval encodes:
- a CDS encoding chromodomain helicase DNA binding protein — protein sequence MSTSPEPCPTNGHHSDIVVDPDSPDMNGHRSDSDLSDAAEGEVEVQMPSPDSEPESPNPAQDADDVDDHEVSEPSDNDASEDGDFDAAESPASARIDAQQSERSSSADSRRHAKRKAAGALEEDFMRENPELYGLRRSNRPTQRRKIVDSDEDEVDGDSEDEVVPAARKGPKKRRVERSQPSSKRDTPLRTTSADASDSDNYGGARARSFQKKARRQQEAQAYQEKRWSSRRAAQVSAGAYNESEVDDAEDIDDTTPNYWAAEVEDNSPYIEKILKHRKKEDVELSPHSTRHDFEYYIKWQGKSHMHDTWETTESVHGCRGFRRLENYFRKVVEYELDMSFGEDVSPELKEQWALDREREQDAYDDYTKVERIVAVRDGDGQKEYLVKWKGLQYDECTWEPSDLISSEAGDKIDQFTTRSRRSWQSDRKESNPDTRSRMTKMETQPDYIQNGELREFQLKGLNFLALNWARANNVILADEMGLGKTVQTVSFLSWLRNSREQEGPFLVVAPLSVIPAWCDTFNNWSPDLNYIVYLGPEAARATIREHELLINNNPKKPKFNVLVTSYDYILLDAEFLRTIKWQVLAVDEAHRLKNRESQLYAKLLSFNIPCKLLITGTPIQNNLAELSALLDFLNPGKVLIDDDLELLGKEVENKEEDQAEEEEKRRETQAKLTQLHKAIAPFILRRTKETVESDLPPKTEKIIRVELSDVQLEYYKNILTRNYAALSDASGGHKASLLNIMMELKKVSNHPYMFQGVEERVLAGSTRREDSIKGLIKSSGKMMLLDQLLAKLKKDNHRVLIFSQMVKMLDILGDYLRVRGYQYQRLDGTIPAGPRRMAINHFNAPDSEDFCFLLSTRAGGLGINLMTADTVIIYDSDWNPQADLQAMARAHRIGQKRPVNVYRLVAKQTVEEEVVNRARNKLFLEYLTIQAGVTDEGKALREQFQQRGLKLDEAKTADDIQNILKLRSQNLFEQSGNQERLEQLDIDSILEHAEVTKTNVDDKMNLSSGGIDWDNWMHFTDVKVDDLALNWDEIIPAEQLASIKAEEEKKKHDEYLAKAQEENAPRKATLKANRRNGGGGDNDSERAERLAKKRQRERQEQEELAEQRALMSDPRRALNEKETRNLIRAVFRYGSLDDREEEVLQEARLTDRDPDYLREIVSDLVAKARAAVDENSRKLRDEEEKSGKIIAKKDKKAVLVDFGEVKKVNAETVIDRPPQLKLLRKIILEHGDNATFRLPDASKAAHYSCEWGPREDGMLLVGIDRYGFGAWTQIRDDPELNMEGKFFLEEHRVEKKEERKRGDDKSIQSPGAVHLVRRSEYLLSVLLAKHSDDAAAQKAVENHHRSKKNLLVNGNRRSDVGSASPAPASKRAGQGKDRNRDRAFSLGDHRGLSNGDRGTPRPDKRKHENDHDERGHKHRRVEERHGKDKEKRKKLDPEAIERLKKARERSVQRFDELMRLDDTKLDYGNSEHLMWSLLKPVRKNFEKIMHTTADRVENAKERARIMGNELQQIGNCFTDMKANNDSIPADQLEALMPRFWDFLSSIWPVHEVEVSGGQLATMYKTLKEKSKQPKTGEASSGLKLKSQKRHRMDLEDGEIDTARDSSSRYDAGRRDHRRDLDDYYRRGDDRRGDRDRDRDERDSRRRYYENGDRLSFGKVLDRRDSGDRARSSWHNSARSPHR from the exons ATGTCGACATCTCCTGAGCCTTGTCCTACAAATGGACACCACTCGGATATCGTTGTCGACCCAGATAGCCCGGACATGAACGGCCACAGAAGTGATAGTGACCTATCGGATGCTGCCGAAGGCGAAGTTGAAGTTCAAATGCCATCGCCGGACTCTGAACCGGAGTCCCCGAACCCTGCACAAGACGCCGACGATGTAGACGATCACGAAGTCTCGGAGCCAAGTGACAACGACGCTTCCGAAGATGGCGATTTCGATGCCGCAGAGAGCCCTGCCTCCGCCAGGATAGACGCGCAACAAAGCGAGCGATCCTCGTCAGCCGACTCCCGTCGCCATGCTAAGCGCAAGGCTGCCGGCGCGCTAGAGGAGGACTTCATGAGGGAGAATCCTGAATTATATGGCCTGAGGCGAAGT AATCGCCCAACCCAGCGCAGAAAGATA GTCGATTCCGACGAAGACGAAGTTGATGGCGATTCTGAAGATGAAGTAGTACCAGCAGCGCGTAAAGGTCCAAAGAAGCGACGCGTCGAGCGCTCACAACCAT CTTCCAAAAGAGACACTCCCTTACGAACGACTTCCGCCGACGCGTCAGACTCGGACAATTATGGAGGCGCTCGCGCCAGGAGCTTCCAGAAGAAGGCTCGTCGCCAGCAAGAGGCACAGGCTTACCAAGAGAAGAGGTGGTCCAGCCGTAGAGCTGCTCAAGTCTCCGCTGGAGCCTACAATGAAAGCGAAGTTGACGATGCAGAAGACATTGACGATACTACGCCAAACTATTGGGCTGCCGAGGTCGAAGACAATTCCCCTTACATCGAAAAGATACTTAAGCACCGAAAGAAGGAGGACGTCGAACTGTCCCCGCACTCGACACGACACGATTTCGAGTACTACATCAAGTGGCAAGGCAAATCTCACATGCACGACACCTGGGAAACAACAGAAAGCGTCCATGGTTGCCGAGGGTTTCGGAGACTGGAAAACTACTTCCGCAAAGTCGTTGAGTACGAGCTTGACATGAGTTTTGGGGAAGACGTCAGCCCGGAGTTGAAAGAACAGTGGGCACTCGACCGTGAGCGCGAGCAAGATGCTTATGACGACTACACCAAGGTCGAAAGGATTGTCGCCGTACGTGATGGCGACGGCCAAAAGGAGTACCTGGTCAAATGGAAGGGACTCCAGTACGACGAATGTACTTGGGAGCCTTCTGATTTGATCAGTTCCGAGGCAGGGGACAAGATAGACCAGTTCACCACGCGCTCACGACGATCGTGGCAATCTGACCGCAAGGAGTCCAATCCAGACACACGTTCCAGGATGACGAAAATGGAGACACAACCCGACTACATACAGAATGGCGAGCTCCGAGAGTTTCAGTTGAAGGGACTAAACTTCTTGGCACTGAACTGGGCCCGTGCCAACAATGTCATCCTCGCTGATGAAATGGGTCTGGGTAAAACAGTACAGACCGTGTCGTTTCTCAGCTGGCTTCGCAATTCCAGGGAGCAGGAAGGTCCCTTTCTGGTTGTGGCACCTCTGAGTGTCATTCCTGCCTGGTGCGACACATTCAACAATTGGTCCCCAGACCTCAACTACATTGTTTACCTAGGCCCCGAGGCAGCCCGCGCTACCATCCGCGAGCATGAGCTCCTCATAAACAACAACCCCAAGAAGCCCAAGTTCAACGTGCTTGTCACCTCATATGACTATATTCTTCTGGACGCAGAATTCCTCCGCACCATCAAGTGGCAGGTTCTCGCCGTTGATGAGGCACACAGGCTGAAGAATCGGGAGTCGCAGCTTTATGCAAAGCTACTAAGCTTCAATATCCCCTGCAAACTACTAATCACCGGCACACCTATCCAGAACAATCTTGCTGAGCTCTCTGCTCTCTTGGATTTTCTCAACCCTGGAAAGGTTTTGATAGATGATGATCTCGAGCTACTGGGTAAAGAAGTCGAGAACAAGGAAGAAGATCAGGCcgaagaggaggagaagcGCCGTGAAACCCAAGCCAAGCTCACACAGCTGCACAAGGCCATTGCCCCCTTCATTCTTCGCCGGACGAAGGAGACGGTCGAGTCCGACCTCCCGCCAAAAACCGAGAAGATCATTCGTGTAGAACTTTCGGATGTGCAACTGGAGTATTACAAGAACATCTTGACCAGGAACTATGCTGCTCTCAGCGATGCTAGTGGAGGCCACAAGGCCTCTCTGCTCAACATCATGATGGAGCTGAAGAAGGTCAGCAACCATCCTTACATGTTCCAGGGAGTTGAGGAGAGGGTTCTGGCTGGCAGCACCCGGCGCGAAGATTCTATCAAAGGCTTGATCAAGAGCAGTGGCAAAATGATGCTTCTCGACCAGTTGCTTGCAAAGCTCAAGAAAGACAACCACCGCGTCCTAATTTTCAGCCAAATGGTCAAGATGCTGGATATCCTCGGTGACTATCTGCGCGTGCGCGGCTACCAGTACCAGCGTTTGGACGGTACCATTCCAGCTGGACCGCGTCGTATGGCCATCAATCATTTCAATGCGCCAGATAGCGAAGACTTTTGCTTTCTTCTGTCAACTCGAGCTGGTGGTCTTGGTATTAACCTGATGACGGCCGACACTGTGATTATCTACGACTCGGACTGGAACCCCCAAGCAGATTTGCAGGCTATGGCGCGAGCCCATCGTATCGGTCAGAAAAGGCCTGTCAACGTCTATCGTCTGGTTGCCAAACAGACTGTTGAGGAAGAGGTCGTCAACCGTGCACGTAACAAGCTTTTCCTCGAGTACCTGACCATTCAGGCTGGTGTGACTGATGAGGGCAAGGCGCTGCGAGAGCAATTCCAACAGAGAGGACTCAAGCTTGACGAGGCCAAGACGGCAGACGACATTCAGAACATCCTGAAATTGCGTTCCCAGAACTTGTTTGAGCAATCCGGGAACCAAGAACGACTTGAGCAGCTAGATATCGACTCGATCTTGGAGCACGCCGAAGTCACTAAGACGAACGTTGATGACAAGATGAACTTGAGCAGTGGAGGTATTGACTGGGATAATTGGATGCATTTCACGGATGTGAAAGTCGACGACCTGGCTCTCAACTGGGACGAGATCATCCCTGCTGAACAATTGGCCTCTATCAAGGCcgaagaagagaagaaaaagcacGACGAGTATCTGGCCAAGGCCCAAGAGGAGAACGCTCCCCGCAAAGCGACACTCAAGGCGAACAGGCGTAATGGTGGCGGTGGGGACAACGATTCGGAAAGGGCTGAGCGTCTGGCTAAGAAGCGTCAACGAGAGCGACAAGAGCAGGAGGAGTTGGCAGAACAGCGTGCTCTTATGTCAGACCCTCGTCGTGCCCTGAACGAAAAGGAAACAAGGAACCTGATCCGCGCCGTGTTCCGTTATGGCTCATTGGACGATCGTGAAGAGGAAGTGCTTCAGGAAGCTCGTCTGACTGACCGCGACCCCGATTACCTAAGAGAAATCGTCAGTGATTTGGTTGCCAAGGCCCGCGCAGCTGTGGATGAGAACAGCCGCAAGCTTCGTGACGAGGAAGAGAAAAGCGGAAAAATCATTGcaaagaaggacaagaaagCGGTTCTCGTCGACTTTGGCGAGGTCAAGAAGGTGAATGCCGAAACTGTCATCGACCGTCCGCCTCAGCTCAAGCTTCTGAGGAAGATCATACTCGAGCACGGCGACAATGCTACTTTCAGGCTACCTGATGCTTCCAAGGCGGCACATTACAGCTGCGAGTGGGGTCCTCGCGAAGACGGCATGCTCCTTGTTGGCATAGACCGGTACGGATTTGGTGCGTGGACTCAAATTCGCGATGATCCAGAGCTGAACATGGAGGGCAAGTTCTTCCTCGAGGAGCACCGAGtagagaagaaagaagaaagaaagcgCGGAGACGACAAGAGCATCCAATCTCCCGGTGCTGTCCACCTCGTCCGTCGTTCTGAGTACCTTCTGTCCGTACTACTTGCCAAGCATTCAGACGATGCAGCAGCACAAAAGGCAGTAGAAAATCACCATCGCAGCAAGAAAAACCTCTTGGTTAATGGAAACCGCCGAAGTGATGTCGGGTCTGcctcgccggcgccggcttcAAAACGCGCCGGCCAGGGTAAGGACCGTAACAGGGATCGGGCATTCTCTCTAGGTGACCACCGCGGTCTGAGCAACGGAGACCGCGGCACCCCGCGGCCGGACAAGCGAAAGCATGAGAACGATCATGACGAACGTGGTCACAAGCACCGCCGAGTGGAAGAGCGCCATGGCAAAGACAAAGAGAAGCGCAAGAAGCTTGATCCAGAGGCTATTGAGCGACTTAAAAAGGCACGGGAGAGATCTGTACAACGTTTCGACGAGCTCATGCGGCTTGATGACACAAAACTCGACTATGGCAATTCAGAGCATCTTATGTGGTCGCTGCTGAAGCCTGTTCGGAAAAACTTTGAGAAGATCATGCACACCACGGCGGATCGTGTCGAGAATGCCAAAGAGCGTGCGAGGATCATGGGCAATGAGCTTCAGCAGATCGGCAACTGCTTTACAGACATGAAGGCTAATAACGACAGCATACCGGCGGATCAGCTGGAAGCATTGATGCCCCGGTTTTG GGACTTCCTGTCGTCGATTTGGCCAGTTCATGAGGTCGAGGTTTCTGGTGGCCAGTTAGCAACCATGTACAAAACTCTCAAGGAAAAGTCGAAACAGCCCAAGACAGGAGAAGCCTCGTCTGGTTTGAAGCTCAAGAGCCAGAAGCGCCACCGAATGGACCTCGAAGACGGAGAGATAGACACGGCGCGCGATTCATCATCACGATACGACGCCGGCCGACGTGACCATCGCCGTGATTTGGACGATTACTACCGCCGCGGTGATGATCGCCGCGGCGACCGAGACCGCGATCGTGACGAGAGGGATTCGAGACGAAGGTACTATGAAAACGGAGATCGCCTGAGCTTTGGCAAAGTGCTGGACCGGCGAGACTCGGGTGATAGGGCGCGATCCTCATGGCATAACAGTGCACGCAGTCCTCACCGATGA
- a CDS encoding translation initiation factor RLI1, whose translation MSDKLTRIAIVNSDKCKPKKCRQECKKSCPVVRSGKLCIEVSPDSRIAYLSETLCIGCGICPKKCPFDAITIINLPTNLESQVTHRYSANSFKLHRLPMPRPGNVLGLVGTNGIGKSTALKILSGKLKPNLGKFDNPPDWEEVIKYFRGSELQNYFTKLLEDDLKAVVKPQYVDQIPKALRPGAEKSVKYLIESRKSLDNLDQVLDVLELRHIYDRDINLLSGGELQRFAIGTVCVQKADVYMFDEPSSYLDVKQRLAAASIIRSLLRPDDYVIVVEHDLSVLDYLSDYICVLYGKPAVYGVVTLPHSVREGINVFLDGHIPTENLRFRDESLTFRIAEAADEFNIDRSRAFNYPAMEKTLGNFKLRIDPGDFEDSEIIVMMGENGTGKTTFCRLLAGALKPDSAKKVPEMKISMKPQTITPKFEGTVRQLFFKKIRPAFLSPQFQTDVVKPLKLDDFIDQEVKNLSGGELQRVAIVLALGMPADIYLIDEPSAYLDSEQRIIAARVIKRYIMHTKKTAFIVEHDFIMATYLADRVIVFDGKPGIDAHANKPESLLTGCNSFLKNLDVTFRRDPTNYRPRINKANSQLDQEQKLSGNFFFLEDPEKTTTA comes from the exons ATGAGTGACAAGCTCACTCG TATTGCTATTGTTAATAGCGACAAG TGCAAGCCGAAG AAATGCCGTCAGGAGTGCAAGAAGTCCTGCCCGGTGGTGCGTAGTGGCAAGCTCTGCATCGAGGTCTCTCCCGATTCGCGTATCGCCTACTTGTCCGAGACTCTTTGCATCGGTTGTGGTATTTGCCCTAAGAAATGCCCTTTCGACGCCATCACGATCATCAACCTGCCCACGAACCTCGAGTCCCAGGTGACGCACCGTTACTCTGCCAACAGCTTCAAACTTCACCGTCTGCCCATGCCGCGGCCTGGAAACGTCCTCGGTCTTGTTGGAACCAACGGTATTGGAAAGAGTACAGCTCTTAAGATCCTGAGCGGAAAACTCAAGCCCAACTTGGGCAAGTTTGACAACCCTCCAGACTGGGAGGAGGTCATCAAGTACTTCCGTGGCTCTGAGCTTCAGA ACTACTTCACAAAGCTACTGGAGGATGACCTCAAGGCTGTTGTCAAGCCGCAATATGTGGACCAGATCCCGAAAGCGCTTCGCCCTGGTGCGGAGAAGAGTGTCAAGTATCTCATCGAGAGCAGGAAATCCCTTGACAACCTTGACCAAGTTCTCGATGTTCTAG AGTTGCGACACATCTACGACCGTGATATCAACCTGCTTTCTGGTGGAGAGCTGCAACGTTTTGCCATCGGAACTGTCTGTGTTCAAAAGGCCGATGT GTACATGTTCGATGAGCCTTCATCATACCTCGATGTCAAGCAGAGATTGGCGGCCGCCAGCATCATCAGGTCCCTGCTTCGCCCTGATGACTATGTCATCGTAGTAGAGCACGATTTGTCCGTCCTGGACTATCTCTCGGACTACATCTGCGTTTTGTATGGAaagccggcggtctatggtGTGGTCACCCTGCCGCACTCGGTTCGTGAGGGTATCAACGTGTTCCTCGATGGTCACATTCCCACGGAGAACCTGCGTTTCCGTGATGAGTCTCTCACCTTCCGCATTGCCGAAGCAGCTGATGAGTTCAACATCGACCGCAGCCGTGCGTTCAACTACCCCGCCATGGAGAAGACTCTTGGTAACTTCAAGCTTCGCATTGACCCTGGTGACTTTGAGGACTCGGAGATTATTGTCATGATGGGCGAGAACGGTACCGGCAAGACAACCTTCTGCAGGCTCTTGGCTGGCGCTCTCAAGCCTGACTCTGCTAAGAAGGTGCCTGAGATGAAGATCAGCATGAAGCCTCAGACAATCACACCCAAGTTCGAGGGTACCGTCCGCCAGCTGTTCTTCAAGAAGATTCGCCCGGCTTTCCTGTCACCACAGTTCCAGACCGATGTTGTCAAGCCCCTCAAGCTTGATGACTTCATCGACCAGGAAGTCAAGAACCTGTCCGGTGGTGAATTGCAGCGTGTCGCCATCGTTCTAGCTCTCGGCATGCCTGCCGACATCTACCTGATCGACGAGCCGTCCGCCTACCTCGACTCCGAGCAGCGTATCATTGCTGCCCGTGTCATCAAACGCTACATTATGCACACCAAGAAGACTGCCTTCATCGTCGAGCACGATTTCATCATGGCCACGTATCTGGCAGACCGCGTCATTGTATTCGACGGCAAGCCAGGTATCGATGCGCACGCCAACAAGCCAGAGTCTCTTCTCACGGGCTGCAACTCTTTCTTGAAGAACCTCGATGTGACTTTCCGTCGCGACCCTACAAACTACCGCCCACGTATCAACAAGGCCAACTCTCAGCTGGACCAGGAGCAGAAGCTCAGTGGAAACTTC TTCTTCCTGGAGGACCcagaaaaaacaacaactgcTTGA
- a CDS encoding pre-mRNA-processing protein prp40, with translation MNGIHGGFPPPGGPPPVAAVWQEHRTADGRLYYYNSATKVTQWTKPEDMMTPAERALANQPWKEYTAEGGRKYWYNTETKQSSWEMPEVYKAALGVPATPSAPAFSAPGGHGGDRADGGRDGGGYGHGRGSHGHGLGYDHHRDRERERDRDRDRDRDRDRDRDRRESLPESRQLTFGNDSRFQSFIPPSNEPEFDSPEEAEAAFVKLLRRSGVEPNWTWEQALRTIVKDPHYRAIKDPKDRKAAFEKYCHDVVVQDKERQKERLAKLRSDFTAMLKSHPEIKYYTRWKVARPMIEGETVFRSAGDDNERRQFFEDYVRDLKLAHAEEQAALRKSAMDGLIELLPKLNLDPYTRWSDAQGIISATPPFQSDEKYKSLTKFDILTVFQNHIKALERSFNDSRQEQKTKKYRQERKTRDAFSALLTELRQAGKIKASTKWSQIFPQIENDERYQAILGQSGSTAQDMFFDIIEEEERALRSTRNDVEDVIDDKRFEVSPKTTFDSFLAVMKEDRRTANLDQELLSLIFERLLEKRKEKRTDEERQAERKERRAIEDLRAYMKRVDPPISVNDTYEKVKPRLQKSDEFQAVQSEDARRGAFEKYLRRLREKEEDAERDRQRRRERDERASYRDKDRGERSHRHGGRAARSSRSPEPDSYEADRRKAIAERELNYRKSSMAESLLSDRPDRRSDDRHRDRDYRARSRDRDRDRARDRDRSRDRERDRERERDRARDRESDRVPRSRRDDDRSRERERDRDRERDRDRDRERARDRDYDRPPRSRRDDGPGHYDRERREREESRERLYRRREVSSRAIDELNYGDDKPSTAATPTAAAASGSSSVRRRREEDEPDRRDSKRLKRESSREKASPTGDNARKSAHGSQAPKEDDAGVHSGSEEGEIEED, from the exons ATGAACGGCATACACGGGGGCTTTCCCCCACCAGGCGGACCGCCGCCCGTTGCAGCTGTTTGGCAAGAGCACCGTACCGCCGATGGTCGCCTTTACTACTACAACTCGGCCACTAAGGTCACGcaatggacgaaaccggagGATATGATGACGCCCGCTGAG CGTGCGCTTGCAAACCAGCCATGGAAAGAATACACTGCCGAAGGCGGCCGTAAATACTGGTATAATACTGAGACAAAGCAGAGCTCTTGGGAGATGCCGGAGGTCTACAAGGCGGCATTGGGCGTCCCTGCAACCCCTTC GGCCCCCGCTTTCTCTGCACCTGGTGGTCACGGTGGTGATAGAGCTGATGGAGGTCGCGACGGTGGAGGCTATGGCCATGGAAGGGGAAGTCATGGTCATGGGCTTGGATATGATCATCATCGCGATCGCGAACGTGAACGTGATAGGGACCGGGATCGCGACCGGGACCGGGACCGGGACCGTGATCGCAGAGAATCCCTGCCCGAGTCTCGTCAGTTGACATTTGGCAACGACAGCCGCTTCCAGTCTTTTATTCCTCCCAGCAACGAACCTGAATTCGACTCGCCCGAAGAGGCCGAGGCTGCCTTTGTCAAGCTGCTCCGCCGCAGCGGCGTCGAGCCGAATTGGACCTGGGAACAGGCCTTGCGCACTATTGTCAAGGACCCGCACTACAGGGCGATCAAGGATCCCAAGGACAGGAAGGCTGCTTTCGAGAAGTACTGCCACGACGTTGTTGTTCAGGACAAAGAGCGTCAGAAGGAGAGGCTGGCAAAGCTTCGGAGTGACTTTACTGCTATGCTGAAGAGCCACCCTGAAATCAAATACTACACCCGCTGGAAGGTGGCGCGGCCCATGATTGAGGGCGAGACCGTCTTCCGCTCGGCTGGTGACGACAACGAGCGTCGGCAATTTTTCGAGGATTACGTGCGTGATCTCAAGCTTGCGCATGCCGAAGAACAGGCTGCCTTGCGTAAGAGTGCAATGGATGGGCTGATTGAGTTGCTACCCAAACTCAACCTGGACCCTTACACGCGTTGGTCTGACGCACAAGGCATCATATCTGCCACCCCGCCTTTTCAAAGTGACGAAAAGTACAAGTCTCTGACCAAGTTTGACATTTTGACCGTTTTTCAAAACCACATCAAGGCGCTCGAGCGTAGCTTCAACGACTCGCGACAGGAACAAAAGACCAAAAAGTACAGGCAGGAGCGCAAGACCCGCGATGCTTTCTCGGCCCTGCTCACAGAGCTTAGACAGGCCGGGAAAATCAAGGCCTCTACCAAGTGGAGTCAGATCTTCCCCCAGATTGAGAATGACGAACGCTATCAGGCGATTCTTGGGCAAAGCGGCTCGACTGCGCAGGATATGTTTTTTGACATTATCGAGGAGGAAGAGCGTGCTTTGCGGAGCACGCGCAATGACGTTGAGGATGTCATTGAT GATAAACGCTTCGAAGTATCGCCCAAGACCACATTCGACAGTTTCTTGGCAGTAATGAAGGAAGATCGCCGTACTGCTAACCTTGACCAAGAATTGCTTTCACTGATTTTCGAGCGT CTCCTCGAGAAGCGCAAGGAGAAGCGAACAGATGAGGAACGCCAGGCGGAACGCAAAGAGCGGCGAGCCATTGAAGACCTTCGTGCGTACATGAAGCGTGTGGACCCGCCAATCAGCGTCAACGACACGTATGAAAAGGTCAAACCCCGCCTCCAGAAAAGTGATGAATTTCAGGCAGTACAGTCTGAAGATGCTCGTCGCGGGGCATTTGAAAAGTACCTACGCAGACTTCGGGAGAAGGAAGAAGATGCCGAAAGAGATCGTCAGCGCCGTCGTGAGAGAGACGAGCGTGCCAGCTACCGCGATAAGGATAGAGGTGAGCGATCTCATCGCCACGGCGGCCGCGCTGCGAGGTCAAGCCGTAGCCCTGAACCCGATTCGTACGAAGCCGATCGTCGCAAGGCGATCGCCGAGCGCGAGCTTAACTACCGAAAGTCTAGCATGGCCGAAAGCCTTTTGTCCGACCGGCCAGACCGTCGGAGCGACGATCGACACAGAGACAGGGACTATAGAGCTCGCAGTCGGGATAGGGACCGCGATCGGGCAAGGGATCGGGATAGGAGTAGGGACCGAGAACGAGACCGAGAACGAGAGCGCGATAGGGCGCGTGACCGCGAAAGTGATCGTGTTCCACGTTCTCGTAGGGATGATGACCGCAGTAGGGAACGTGAACGCGATAGGGATCGCGAGCGTGACCGGGATCGGGATCGAGAAAGAGCGCGCGACCGTGACTACGACCGTCCCCCGCGCTCCCGAAGAGACGATGGGCCGGGACATTATGATCGCGAGCGACGCGAGCGAGAAGAATCGCGTGAGCGTTTGTACCGCCGTCGTGAGGTGAGCAGCCGGGCAATCGATGAGCTCAACTACGGGGACGACAAACCGTCGACCGCGGCAACCCCtactgcagcagcagcttcagGTTCTTCCTCAGTGCGCCGCAGACGCGAAGAAGACGAGCCGGACCGGCGTGATTCCAAG AGGCTCAAGCGGGAGTCTTCACGTGAAAAGGCTTCACCAACGGGAGACAACGCTCGCAAGAGTGCGCATGGCTCCCAAGCACCCAAGGAAGATGATGCAGGTGTGCACAGCGGGAGTGAAGAAGGTGAAATTGAGGAGGACTAG